From one Bacteroidia bacterium genomic stretch:
- a CDS encoding DUF1015 domain-containing protein, with product MVNIYPLHAWRYNTAQLGNLNKLCSPLFDVITPAQRKQLYEISPYNSIHISVPRTTPQDLQSIIYQWKRDKIILKDVLPSIYVYYQYFSLQGKIHVRKGFIANLQLNDIEKTVLPHENTLLDSVIERTEVLHYTQMNVSPTHGLYSDPQHTLEPLLDKYMQNPIYRYVDYQGVEDRMAIIQDAKDIIFIMNHLKNKNIYLADGHHRYESSMRYYIQQKKNNPYHTGKEGYNYHLMYFTALESEGIRILPTHRLLRNVDEKALLQQIEPYFNLQKVDNSSLLSWQIQGQKHTFGIITAQAKYIARLKVDIERIIPQKMNSVLKNLDYTLLHYGIFENIMGIDIESQRSWQNLSFLRDEKVVAQKIHFGEANIAFIMNSVSKEQMQQVCESGQIMPMKSTYFYPKVICGFVFGSIDEQDNQSPFMTQFHIGTNFA from the coding sequence ATGGTAAATATCTATCCTTTGCACGCTTGGCGGTATAATACTGCCCAACTTGGTAACCTAAATAAACTTTGCTCCCCACTTTTTGATGTTATCACACCCGCACAAAGAAAACAACTTTACGAAATTAGTCCCTATAATTCTATCCATATCTCTGTACCTCGTACTACTCCCCAAGATTTACAGTCTATCATCTATCAATGGAAAAGAGATAAAATTATTTTGAAAGATGTATTGCCTTCAATTTACGTGTATTATCAATATTTTTCTTTGCAAGGCAAAATACATGTACGAAAAGGCTTTATCGCCAACTTACAACTTAACGACATTGAAAAAACAGTACTACCTCATGAAAATACTCTACTTGACTCTGTTATAGAACGAACAGAAGTACTGCACTACACCCAAATGAACGTTAGCCCTACTCATGGCTTATATTCAGATCCCCAACATACATTAGAACCTTTGTTAGATAAGTACATGCAAAATCCTATTTATCGCTACGTGGATTATCAAGGTGTAGAAGATAGAATGGCTATTATCCAAGATGCTAAGGATATTATTTTCATCATGAATCACCTTAAAAATAAAAATATCTATTTAGCTGATGGGCATCACAGATATGAGAGTTCCATGCGGTACTACATTCAGCAAAAAAAGAATAATCCATACCATACAGGCAAAGAAGGCTATAACTATCATTTAATGTACTTTACTGCTTTGGAAAGCGAAGGCATACGAATACTCCCTACTCATAGACTGCTTAGGAATGTAGATGAAAAAGCTTTATTACAACAAATTGAACCTTATTTTAACTTGCAGAAAGTAGACAACTCATCTTTACTCTCTTGGCAAATACAAGGTCAAAAACATACCTTTGGGATAATCACTGCACAAGCAAAGTACATTGCTCGGCTAAAAGTGGATATAGAACGAATTATACCTCAAAAAATGAATAGCGTACTGAAAAATTTGGATTACACTTTGCTGCACTACGGTATTTTTGAGAACATTATGGGAATAGACATTGAATCGCAGCGATCTTGGCAAAATCTTTCTTTTTTGCGAGATGAGAAAGTAGTAGCACAAAAAATTCATTTTGGCGAAGCTAATATTGCCTTCATCATGAATAGCGTGTCAAAAGAACAAATGCAACAAGTTTGTGAATCAGGACAAATTATGCCTATGAAATCAACCTATTTTTATCCCAAAGTTATTTGTGGTTTTGTATTTGGTTCTATTGACGAACAAGATAACCAATCTCCGTTTATGACACAATTTCATATAGGCACAAACTTTGCGTAA